The genomic segment GATCCCCAAGCTCTGCGCCACCGACACGCTCGACGCCTTCGGCTCCTGCCGGCTCTGCCTCGTCGAGATCGAGGGCCGCGCCGGCACGCCGGCCTCCTGCACCACGCCGGTCGCGCCGGGCATGGTCGTGCACACCCAGACGGATCGCCTGAAGACGATCCGCAAGGGCGTGATGGAGCTCTACATCTCCGACCACCCGCTCGACTGCCTGACCTGCGCCGCCAACGGCGACTGCGAGCTGCAGGACATGGCCGGCGCGGTCGGCCTGCGCGAGGTCCGCTACGGCTACGACGGCGCCAACCACGTCAAGGCGCGCACCGCCGACGGCGCCGCCAACTTCGAGTGGATGCCGAAGGACGAGTCCAATCCGTACTTCACCTACGACCCCTCGAAGTGCATCGTCTGCAACCGCTGCGTCCGCGCCTGCGAGGAGGTCCAGGGCACCTTCGCGCTGACGATCGCCGGCCGCGGCTTCGACAGCCGCGTCTCGCCGGGCATGAGCGAGGCCTTCCTCGAGTCCGAGTGCGTCAGCTGCGGCGCCTGCGTCCAGGCCTGCCCGACCGCGACCCTCACCGAGAAGAAGGTGATCGAGATCGGCCAGCCCGAGCACTCGGAGATCACCACCTGCGCCTATTGCGGCGTCGGCTGCACCTTCAAGGCCGAGATGCGCGGCGAGGAACTGGTGCGCATGGTGCCGTGGAAGGACGGCAAGGCCAACCACGGCCATTCCTGCGTCAAGGGCCGTTTCGCCTGGGGCTACGCCTCCCACCGCGACCGCATCCTGAAGCCGATGGTGCGCGACAAGATCTCCGATCCCTGGCGCGAGACCACCTGGGAGGAGGCGCTCGGCCGCGTCGCCTCCGAGTTCGCGCGGATCCAGTCGACCTACGGCCGCCGCTCGGTCGGCGGCATCACCTCGTCGCGCTGCACCAACGAGGAGACCTTCCTCGTCCAGAAGCTGATCCGCGCCGGCTTCGGCACCAACAACGTCGACACCTGCGCCCGCGTCTGCCATTCGCCGACCGGCTACGGCCTCAAGACCACCTTCGGCACCTCGGCCGGCACCCAGGACTTCGACAGCGTCGACGACAGCGACGTCATCCTCGTCATCGGCGCCAACCCGACCGACGGCCATCCGGTGTTCGGCAGCCGCATGAAGCGGCGGCTGCGCGAGGGCGCCAAGCTGATCGTGGTCGACCCGCGCCGGATCGACCTCGTGCGCACCCCGCACGTCGCCGCCGCGCACCACCTCGCGCTCCAGCCCGGCACCAACGTCGCCGTGCTCACCGCGATGGCCCACGTGATCGTCACCGAGGGGCTCGCGAACGAGGCCTTCGTGCGCGAGCGCTGCGACGTCGCCGAATACGCCGAGTGGGCCGCCTTCGTCGCCGACCCGCGCCATTCGCCCGAGGCGACCTCGATCCACACCGGCGTTCCGGCGGCTGACCTGCGCGCGGCCGCCCGGCTCTACGCCACCGGCGGCAACGCGGCGATCTACTACGGCCTCGGCGTCACCGAGCACAGCCAGGGCTCGACCACGGTGATGGCGATCGCCAACCTCGCCATGGCCACCGGCAACATCGGCCGCCGCGGCGTCGGCGTGAATCCGCTGCGCGGTCAGAACAACGTGCAGGGCGCCTGCGACATGGGCTCGTTCCCGCACGAGCTCAGCGGCTACCGCCACGTCTCCGACGACGCCACCCGCGAGATGTTCGAGACGATGTGGGGCCGCCCGCTCGACAGCGAGCCGGGCCTGCGCATCAACAACATGCTCGACGCCGCCGTCGACGGCAGCTTCAAGGCGATCTACATCCAGGGCGAGGACATCCTGCAGTCCGACCCCAACACCCACCACGTCGCCGCCGGCCTCGCCGCGATGGAGTGCGTGGTCGTCCAGGACCTGTTCCTGAACGAGACCGCCAACTACGCCCACGTCTTCCTGCCCGGCTCGACCTTCCTCGAGAAGGACGGCACCTTCACCAACGCCGAGCGCCGCATCCAGCGCGTGCGCAAGGTGATGACGCCGAAGAACGGCTTCGCCGACTGGGAGATCACCCAGGCGATCGCCAACGCCCTCGGCCTCGGTTGGAGCTACCGCCATCCCTCCGAGATCATGGACGAGATCGCGGCGCTGACGCCGAGCTTCGCCAACGTCACCTACGACCTCCTCGAGCGGATGGGCTCGGTGCAGTGGCCCTGCAACGACGACCACCCCGAGGGTTCGCCGATCATGCACGTCGACCGCTTCGTCCGCGGCCGCGGCCACTTCGTGCTGACGGAGTACGTGCCGACCGACGAGCGCACCGGCGCCCGCTTCCCGCTGATCCTGACCACCGGCCGCATCCTCAGCCAGTACAACGTCGGCGCCCAGACCCGACGCACCGACAACGTGCTCTGGCACGAGGAGGACCGGCTGGAGATCCATCCGCACGACGCCGAGCAGCGCGGCGTCAAGGACGGCGACTGGGTCCGGATCCAGAGCCGGGCCGGCGAGACGGCGCTGCGCGCGCTCGTCACCGACCGGGTCGCCCCCGGCGTGGTCTACACCACCTTCCACCATCCGCTGACCCAGGCCAACGTCATCACCACCGACTACTCCGACTGGGCCACCAACTGCCCGGAGTACAAGGTGACGGCGGTCCAGGTCGCGCCTTCGAACGGCCCGACGACCTACCAGGAGAGCTACGACGAGTTCTCCCGGCGCTCGCGCCGGATCGCGGCCGAAGCCGCGGAGTGAGGCCGATGACCGCGGCCGACCACGACGGACGCCCGCCGGCGTCCGGCCCGGCCGCGGTGGCCTCGCTCCCGCGCGCCGAGCGCCGCACCGGCCTGAAGGTCGCCGCGGTCGGCTCGGTGCGCCCGCAGGAGCGCTTCGTGCCGGCCGAGGTGGCGGTCGCGCTCGTCCACGACGGCGCGACCACGGCCGTGATGATGGCGACGCCGGACGACCTCGAGGATTTCGCGGTCGGCTTCTCCCTCACCGAACGCATCGTCGCGACCGCCGACGCCGTCCGCGAGGTCGAGGTCGTGCCGCAGGCCGACGGCGTCGAAGTCCGGATCTGGCTGGCGCCCGGCCTCGCCGGCGACCTCGCCGCCCGCCGCCGCGCCATCGCAGGCCCGACCGGTTGCGGTCTCTGCGGCGTCGACAGCCTCGCGGCCGCGGTCGCGCCGGTCGCCGTGGTCGATACCGACCTCGCGCTCGAGCCCGCCGACGTCGCCGCCGCGCTGAAGGCGGTCGCGGCGGCGCAGACCCTCGGCCGCGAGACCCGCGCGACCCACGCGGCGGCGCTGTGGTCGCGCCGCGACGGCCTGATCGCGCTGCGCGAGGACGTCGGCCGCCACAACGCGCTCGACAAGCTCGTCGGCGCCGCCGCCCGGGCCGGTCGGCTGGCACCGGCCGCGGCGGTGGTCGTCACCAGCCGTGTCTCCGTGGAGATGGTGCAGAAGACCGCCGCTCTCGGCGCGCCGGTGCTGATCGCCGTCTCCGCGCCCACCACGCTGGCGATCCGCACCGCGGGAGCCGCCGGCATCACCCTCGTCGCCGTCGCCCGTGACGACGGCTTCGAGATCTTCACGCGCCCCGACCGCATCCGAGTCGCCGGCGCCGGATACCCGCAGAGGACCGTCGATGTCGTCGCCTGACCGTCTCGTGATGATGGCCAACCAGATCGCGCTCGCCTTCGCGGCCCAGGGCGAGGACCGCGCCGTGCCGCAGATCGCCGACCACATCGTCGCCTTCTGGGATCCGCGCATGCGCGCGCAGATCGACGCCCACGTCGCCGCCGGCGGCGAGGGCCTCCATCCGCTCGCGGCCAAGGCGCTCGCCAAGATCCTCGCCGCCGCGGCCTGACCCGCGGCCGTGATGCCGTCGCGGCGCGCGGGCGGGATCGCTCAGCGCCCGCGGCGCCGGCCGGCGTCCCGGTATCCCTCCGCCGCGAGGATCGCGTCGATCCGACCGCCGAGTTCGGCGAGGCCGGCCTCGATCGGCGTCCGCCCCGCCTGGATCCGCCAGCCGACGTCGGCGATCGCGTCGGACAGCGCCGGCCAGGCGGCGATGCGCGGCCGGAACGCCGGATCCGCCCGCCGCCACGCCGACAGCACCGCGGCGATCAACGGCGCGGCGGCCTCGTCGGCGTCGCCGTCGTAGGCGTTGGTGTTGGCCGAAATGCCGCCGGCGTCGGCGAAGTCCTGGGCGAGGTCGCTCGACGTCGCCCACTGCAGGAACAGCCGCGTCGCCGCCCGCTCCTTCGGGCTCGCACCCGCCACCACGCCGAGCGCGAATCCGCCGATCGGCGGCCGACGCCCCGCCGGGCCTTCGGGCTCGGGGGCGACCGCGAGGCAGTCGCCGAGGCCGGATTCGGCGGGGTCGGCGAGGAGGTCGTGGAAGGCCGACCATTCCGTCACCATCGCGACCTCGCGCCGGGCGAGCGCCTGCAGCGTCTCGGCGTGGTCGTAGCCGGCGACGGCGGGCGGCATCACCGCGCCGAGCGCCTGCCGGAAGGCGAGGGCGGCGCGGGCCTCCGGCGTGCCGAGGGCGCTGCGGAAGTCGTCGTCCATCAGCCGCCCCCCGAAGGCGGCGAGCATCCGGAGGAAGCTGTCGGTCGTCTGCGCCTCGCCGCGCAGCGAGGCCATGGCGAAGGCGTAGCGGCCGGCCGCCGGATCGGTGAGGCGCGGGCCGTGGACGTCCTTCAGCTCGTCCCATGTCCGTGGCGGGCCTGGGAGACCGGCCGCGCGCAGGCGGCAGGCGTCGTAGAACAGCACGCCGGCGTAGGCATCGAACGGCACCGCCCAGAGCGTGCCGTCGAAGCGGGCGAGGGCGTCGACCATGCCCGGCGCGAAGCGGCCGTAGTCGAAGCCCGGCACGCCCGACGCGCCGGCGGTCGCGAGGTCGTCGAGCGGCTCGAGCCAGCCCGCTTCGACGAATTCGCCGAGCCAGACCAGATCGACCACCGCCATCGTCAGCGATCCGCCGCGGCGGAAGGCCTCGACTTCGCGGTCGTGGACGTCCTCGTAGGCGACGATCTCGAGTTCCACGCGGATGCCGGTGGCGCGCTCGAACTCCGGAACCCGTTCGATCACCGCCCGCCACGCCGGGCGGTCGAGCACGAGGCCGCGCACGCTGGTGCCGGCGAGCCCGGCCGCCGCCTCGGCGAGGTGATCGGCACGGACGGTCGTGGCCGAGGCGAACAGCACCGTCACCGTCGCCGCCACCGCGATCATGTGGAACCGGCCCGTCGTCGCCCCCATGCGATTCCCTCTCCCCGCGTCGCGACGTCCCGCGAGCGTCTGCGCCAGCTTGGCACCGGGTCGTTGACGCTTCCCCAAGGTCGTCACCGACTCGCGGCCCGTGAAAACGCGTATCCGGTGTAGGATGGAACCGCCCGTGGTCGTCCTCGCTCGGACGGCGCCGGTGCGGCCGGCCCGGGTGGGCGAGGGAGGACGGCATGGCTGAACGGGTGCTGGTGATGGTCGGCACGCGCAAGGGCGCGTTCCTGCTCGAGAGCGACGCCGCCCGGCGCGACTGGACGCTCGCCGGGCCGTTCTGCGAGGCGTGGCCGATCAACCACGTCGTCGCCGAACCCGGCACCGGCGTCATCTACGCCGCCGGCGGCAACGAGTGGTTCGGCCCCGCGGTCTGGCGCTCCGGCGACCGCGGCCGAACCTGGACCCATTCGAGCCGCGGTCTCGCCTACGGCGAGGGCGAGGACCCGGTGAAGGCGGCCTGGAGCCTCGCCTTCGGCGCCGACGGCCGGCTCTGGGTCGGCGTCGAGCCGGCCGGCCTGTTCGTCAGCGACGACGGCGGCCGTTCGTTCCGCGAGGCGGCGGGCCTGCGCCACCATCCCTCGCGCGCCGACTGGATGCCCGGCGCCGGCGGCCTGATCCTGCACGCGATCGTCCCGCACCCGCGCGACCCGGCGCAGGTCTGGGTGGCGATCTCGGCGGCGGGCGTGTTCCACAGCTTCGACGGTGGCGAGACCTTCGAGCCGCGCAACCGCGGCACCCGCTGCGACTTCAATCCCGAGGATGCCCGCTATCCCGACTGGGGCCAGTGCGTCCACGGCCTCGTGATGGCGCCGGGCCGCCCGGACCGGCTCTACCAGCAGAACCACTGCGGCATGTACGTTTCCGAGGACGGCGGCCGGCAGTGGACCAGCATCGAGGCGGGACTGCCCTCCGACTTCGGCTTCCCGGTCGCCGCACACCCGCGCGACCCCGACCAAGTGTTCCTGCTGCCGCTCAACGGCGCGGTCGAGGGCCGTTTCGTGCCGGAGGGCCGCGCCGCGGTCTGGCGCAGCACCGACGCCGGGGCGTCCTGGCGCGACCTGCGCGCCGGCCTGCCGCAGGCGAACGCCTTCTTCGGCGTGCTCCGACAGGCCCTCGCCACCGACCGGCTCGAGCCGGCCGGCGTCTATTTCGGCACCAGCGGCGGCACGCTCTACGGCAGCGCCGACGAGGGCGGCAGCTTCGCCGAGATCGCCCGCAACCTGCCGGTGGTCCACTCGGTCGAGACCGCGGTGCTGCCGGCATGACCGCGGCCGCGCCCGGCCCGGCACCGCTCAGGGTGCGGCTGCCGGCGGCGCTGGTCGCGCTGTTCCCGGACGCCGATCGCCTCGTCGAGATCGACGCGGCCGACGTCCGTGGCGTCGTCGCGGCGCTGGACCGGCGCTGGCCGGGAATGGGGATGCGCATCGCCGACGAGCGGCCGGCGCTACGCCGCCACATCGCGGTGG from the Oharaeibacter diazotrophicus genome contains:
- the fdhF gene encoding formate dehydrogenase subunit alpha, with amino-acid sequence MLIKEIDFGTPASKAEKTVTLVIDGVSVTVPEGTSVMRAAMEMGTQIPKLCATDTLDAFGSCRLCLVEIEGRAGTPASCTTPVAPGMVVHTQTDRLKTIRKGVMELYISDHPLDCLTCAANGDCELQDMAGAVGLREVRYGYDGANHVKARTADGAANFEWMPKDESNPYFTYDPSKCIVCNRCVRACEEVQGTFALTIAGRGFDSRVSPGMSEAFLESECVSCGACVQACPTATLTEKKVIEIGQPEHSEITTCAYCGVGCTFKAEMRGEELVRMVPWKDGKANHGHSCVKGRFAWGYASHRDRILKPMVRDKISDPWRETTWEEALGRVASEFARIQSTYGRRSVGGITSSRCTNEETFLVQKLIRAGFGTNNVDTCARVCHSPTGYGLKTTFGTSAGTQDFDSVDDSDVILVIGANPTDGHPVFGSRMKRRLREGAKLIVVDPRRIDLVRTPHVAAAHHLALQPGTNVAVLTAMAHVIVTEGLANEAFVRERCDVAEYAEWAAFVADPRHSPEATSIHTGVPAADLRAAARLYATGGNAAIYYGLGVTEHSQGSTTVMAIANLAMATGNIGRRGVGVNPLRGQNNVQGACDMGSFPHELSGYRHVSDDATREMFETMWGRPLDSEPGLRINNMLDAAVDGSFKAIYIQGEDILQSDPNTHHVAAGLAAMECVVVQDLFLNETANYAHVFLPGSTFLEKDGTFTNAERRIQRVRKVMTPKNGFADWEITQAIANALGLGWSYRHPSEIMDEIAALTPSFANVTYDLLERMGSVQWPCNDDHPEGSPIMHVDRFVRGRGHFVLTEYVPTDERTGARFPLILTTGRILSQYNVGAQTRRTDNVLWHEEDRLEIHPHDAEQRGVKDGDWVRIQSRAGETALRALVTDRVAPGVVYTTFHHPLTQANVITTDYSDWATNCPEYKVTAVQVAPSNGPTTYQESYDEFSRRSRRIAAEAAE
- the fdhD gene encoding formate dehydrogenase accessory sulfurtransferase FdhD; this translates as MTAADHDGRPPASGPAAVASLPRAERRTGLKVAAVGSVRPQERFVPAEVAVALVHDGATTAVMMATPDDLEDFAVGFSLTERIVATADAVREVEVVPQADGVEVRIWLAPGLAGDLAARRRAIAGPTGCGLCGVDSLAAAVAPVAVVDTDLALEPADVAAALKAVAAAQTLGRETRATHAAALWSRRDGLIALREDVGRHNALDKLVGAAARAGRLAPAAAVVVTSRVSVEMVQKTAALGAPVLIAVSAPTTLAIRTAGAAGITLVAVARDDGFEIFTRPDRIRVAGAGYPQRTVDVVA
- a CDS encoding formate dehydrogenase subunit delta; protein product: MSSPDRLVMMANQIALAFAAQGEDRAVPQIADHIVAFWDPRMRAQIDAHVAAGGEGLHPLAAKALAKILAAAA
- a CDS encoding ABC transporter substrate-binding protein; this encodes MGATTGRFHMIAVAATVTVLFASATTVRADHLAEAAAGLAGTSVRGLVLDRPAWRAVIERVPEFERATGIRVELEIVAYEDVHDREVEAFRRGGSLTMAVVDLVWLGEFVEAGWLEPLDDLATAGASGVPGFDYGRFAPGMVDALARFDGTLWAVPFDAYAGVLFYDACRLRAAGLPGPPRTWDELKDVHGPRLTDPAAGRYAFAMASLRGEAQTTDSFLRMLAAFGGRLMDDDFRSALGTPEARAALAFRQALGAVMPPAVAGYDHAETLQALARREVAMVTEWSAFHDLLADPAESGLGDCLAVAPEPEGPAGRRPPIGGFALGVVAGASPKERAATRLFLQWATSSDLAQDFADAGGISANTNAYDGDADEAAAPLIAAVLSAWRRADPAFRPRIAAWPALSDAIADVGWRIQAGRTPIEAGLAELGGRIDAILAAEGYRDAGRRRGR
- a CDS encoding WD40/YVTN/BNR-like repeat-containing protein, translating into MAERVLVMVGTRKGAFLLESDAARRDWTLAGPFCEAWPINHVVAEPGTGVIYAAGGNEWFGPAVWRSGDRGRTWTHSSRGLAYGEGEDPVKAAWSLAFGADGRLWVGVEPAGLFVSDDGGRSFREAAGLRHHPSRADWMPGAGGLILHAIVPHPRDPAQVWVAISAAGVFHSFDGGETFEPRNRGTRCDFNPEDARYPDWGQCVHGLVMAPGRPDRLYQQNHCGMYVSEDGGRQWTSIEAGLPSDFGFPVAAHPRDPDQVFLLPLNGAVEGRFVPEGRAAVWRSTDAGASWRDLRAGLPQANAFFGVLRQALATDRLEPAGVYFGTSGGTLYGSADEGGSFAEIARNLPVVHSVETAVLPA
- a CDS encoding MoaD/ThiS family protein; its protein translation is MTAAAPGPAPLRVRLPAALVALFPDADRLVEIDAADVRGVVAALDRRWPGMGMRIADERPALRRHIAVVANGERLDLDARLEPGTDVWVLMAISGG